The Flavobacterium psychrotrophum region AATAGTTCTTTCGAGCCTCTCCATATTCTCTCTCTTAGCTTCTAATAGCTTATTTTGAATTTGCAACTTATCATGTTCATTCGCAGTGCAAAGCCCTGTAGAGGTCTCTATAAGATGCACTCCAACTTTTGCCAATTCCTCAACTATTGCAATAGCATTACCTCCGCTTCGTGAAAACCTATTAATAAACTTAATGGCTATCGCGAAAGGCTTAATTTTTGCCTTTGCTACATCATTAATAAGTTTATTAAATTCTTTACGGCTTATATCTGCCCTAGCACTCTCGTAAGTAGCCCCTAGCACTCGTGTCAGTTCATAATTGCTTTTAATAGCATAATCCCTAATTTCTTTTTCTTGCTCTTCTAAACTGAAATTTTTAGCTTGGTCTTTGGAGCTTACTCGTGTATAACCCCAAATTTCTTTTCTACTACTATCTTTAAGGACTTTCACCTTTTTAAATTTCTGGAATTGTTCTAAATCCGTCATTAGTTATAATCGTTAAATATTATCAATGCTAGTTGTAATATAGAGGCAACTGCTTCCTCAGCTTCCAAGTCTGATAAATTTTCAAACCCTTCGTATAACCTTATTTCATCTATTGTGAGTTTTGGTACATCTGATTTATTTATTTCACGCTTATGCACATGTATTGTGGTAAATCAATCCTCAGCCGTACCGGCTGAGGATTATTCAAGCCTTAAGCAGGCTATTGCCAATTCTTGGCAAAGGACATCCAACCCGAACCTTGTTCAGGAAGGATTTTAGGCCAAAAAAATGCTGTACGGTATCTTATAGCAACGTTGTCGCGCTTATGATTCTGGCGAATGGGTATAATTTCCTAGCTATTGATAATGCATTAGCCGAATTATAAGCAGCAATAGTTATTTGTGTTGGACTGCTGCCAACCCACATCCTGATTTTAAACTGTTTCATTATTTACGGCTGTTAAAGTTGTTAATCTACTATGTAACTGGTATACCGATGCAGGTAAAAACTGCTTACCATAACGGGTTTTAAAGTTTAACTCGTTCAAATAAGCCGCTATTTGGCGAAACGTCATACCTTTTTCTTTGCAATTACTGATAATAGATTGAGCTTGACGATTCCTATCATTATTAAGTGCGTTATCTTTAATTGCTTTTACTCCCTTAGCACGAGCCTCCTTAGTAAGATTGTCAGGGTTACCTAACTTTACACCTCGTAATTTCAGCTCTGCTAAAGCGTGTTTGGTACGACTACTGATTAGTTTAGCTTCTGCCTCAGCTAAGGCTGCAAAAATGTGAATTGTAAAGTTATTAGCAGACGGCATATCAACTGCCAAAAATTCTATACTCGCATCCATAAGAGAACTTACAAAGCTCACATTACGCGCAAGTCTGTCAAGTTTGGCAATTATCAAGACTGCGCCCTCTTTCTTTGCTAACTGGATAGCCTTTTGTATCTCTACCCTTGTGCGCTTATTAGTACCCGTTTCAATCTCGGTAAAATCCATTAAGATTTTCCCGTCTTGTGAGGCAACATATTTTTCAACTGCGCTTCTTTGCGCAGAAAGACCGAGACCACTAGCCCCTTGCTCTTTTCTACTAACTCTGTAATAGGCGATAAATTTCTGCATGGCGTAAATTATTATAAATGTTGAACGGTCGTTTATGATTTATTACAACCGTATGCGAATGTAATATCCTGGTTTTTAATACACAAGAGAAATCCTGGTTTTCCAGGATTCTCTGTACATTATGTAATTCAGCTCTACATTCTAAGATAGACCTGTAAATCCATAAATTATACTTTCATGTATTGGCTGTATCCTACCAAAATAATGTGATTCTGAAAATGTAGTAAAACAATCTATTAGGTCTTCCTCAAATGTCCCCCATATACTTAGGTTTTCATTATTTACATCTCGCACATAAATGACGTAATCAAAATCAAGGCCATTACACACTCTTAAAAAATCATATAATGAACCATTTTCTTCTTTCCAAATAATAGGCTTATGTTTTTGATAATTGCTTGTAAATTCTATAAGTTTATCATTGGCTGAGATTAAACCCAGATTTTCATAAAAAGTTTTATCCCGATTGCAACGTTCATCAACATTAACCATTAGCTCTAAGAACCTCCTTTCTGAATGAAGTCCTAAGGTAATGGCTAAGTTTGTTATGTCAATATTATATGCTATACAGAGTTCACTAAAACGTTCATCATGCTGAAACGTAAGAATTAAACTTTGTATCCAAGATTCAGAAGTATAATCTATTACTGTACCTTCTATATACTCGCAAATTGCTGCGAACTCCTCGTTAGTTAGTTGTCTTTTTGCTTTCATTATATCTTATTTTTATGGCATAGATATCCCTTTCGGGAAATGCCGATTATTAATCATGTTTATTTATTAGTTGTTTGGATACGATTACTCAAGTCGTAAACCAAATGATAATCAATCCTAAGTGGTGGTGATTATCATTTTGCTATGCATAGCGTTGTAGAATAATTCTGATGCAAATATACCAATAAAAAGCATAGCTTCCAAGCACCAAAATTCCGTAAACACCTGTTAAACAGAACATATAGTACTATATTTGTAACATTGGATAGTTTCGAAAAACTACTACATTAAAAACCAACGCATCTATCCTTTTAGGATGACTTAAAGGCCGACAGTTTCAAGTGAAAAAAAATTTAAAAAATTTTAAATTAATTATTACGGTAAGTCACTACTAGATTGATATGAGGTATAAAAACAAAAGATCGAACCGGATTCCGGTTCGATCTTTTGTTTTGTTAACATCCTGCTTAATATCTGTTGGGTCGCTCGCTACGTTCCCTCTCATCAATTTTAGCGCGAATTCTGGTCATAGCTAAATCAAATTGGCTGTCCCAGTATCCCTTTAAATTCTCCCTCTGCTCAAAGGTAAGGTTTGATAAATCATCTAAGCCGTCTCTAAAGCTGACCCAATTATTTCTATGCTGAGCCACGCATACGTCGCCGACAGACCTCCATCCATCATCATTAATGAGCTTCGTGGAGCATTCTTCCAATTCTCTCGTATAGCCATCTGCTATTTGTTTCCAATCCTCATAGGTTCTTTCGCTTGCTTTTTTTGTTGAATATCCGCCGCTAGAATGTGAGCTGTTACCATCGCTCAGTATTGATTTAAAACCTATAAATGCCACGATTGCTAATATAATAGCAATATATAGTGGACTTGACGATGATTTTACGCGTGCTTTAGCCATTTAAGAAAGATTAAAATTATTACTATATTTTCCCCAAGTCAAATCATAGCTGAATGTCATGGTGTAATCTTTGTTAGGCTCGATTTCTGTAATCTCATAAGTTGTAGATTTCATGCCACCCAAAACTAACCTAATAGATAATTCCCTTCCGCTAATTGGGGCTATTAAATCAAATCCTCGCTTTGTCGATTCCGCTGAAAGCAGTGTGCCATTAATAAAGATTTTGGTCTTCACATCAAAAAAGAAACCTTTACATCCTGCAAAGACAAGCCTTATATCACCTTTTTTATTCATGACGGGGCTTGTACGTTCAGGACTTGAAGATGTCTCAGGTAAGGTGTATGTAGCGTTGCCTGCTATAATTTCCTGCTTCATAGCGTTATACTCGTCTGAGTTAATTACACTATCATCCAGTAACTGTTTGAGTTGTTTGAGTTTTTCTATTTTATCCATAGTAGGTAAGGTTGATTGTTATATATGTGAAGGATTATCAAGATGGTTTCCATGTTAAAAAAATGAAACCTGAAAGAATGCTTAGCATAATAGCTAAATAAGCTAGTGTTTTATCGAGCTTGGTAGCGTTCAACTTGTTTAGGACTGTTACAGAGAGCGATATGCCCAGTAAAAAGCTACCCCAACCGAAAATAAAAATCATAACTGGTGAAATCATTATCATATATAAGGTTAATCCAGAGCATAATACGCTCAATATAGCGTACCACGGATGGTTAAATCCGTCGTCTTCGTAATCTATATGAATTTGCTCGTCCTCAAAACTCTTCTCATCGTGAGTTGTAGGCTTACTAGCTATATTCCTAATAATTGTCTTTTCGATTGGTGCTGCAATAGCTTCTTTTTTAAGTATTTCAAATTCTGTGGCAGTTATAGCACCTGTCTTTAATAGAACACTAAGCTCATTAAGTTTTGTAATCTTATCCATGCTTAAGGCGGTTGGTTATATGACAAATATACAGATGCGGACAAAACCCCGCAAGCCAAATCCTATTAATTTTATTGCGGTTATGCAACTTTGTGTAATGCGTAAACAGCTTGATAAAATAAAGATTGAGGTAACCCAAAGGATTTACAAGGAATTCCAAGTAAAGTTTGATGGGAATAACCGACAATTTGCTAAGGCTGCTGGGTGTAATGAGAAAACCATACGCATGTTATTCGACAATCATCAAGGAATGACCCTAAACTTGTTCTTTAAACTTGCTGCCGCTTTAGATAAAACTCCGTCGGAACTTTTAAATGGTTTGAAAATAGACAAAGAGGATTAATCTGAGCTCTTACCTATAAGTACTTTAATAATTTCATGCGCTTCTTTCTTACTTATTTTAGATAGGTCAAAATTTATGGGCAGTTTCACGGTCTGGGTCTTAAGAACCATAAGGAGTTGTTTTGATGTAAGCGTTATTTTTTTCATCTTTAGTCTTTTATAGATAAATATCTGATTATTTAAAAATTAACAAGGACAGTCTAAATTCTACACCAAAAAATATTTCCAGGATTTTTAAGCCAATCTAGTTGAAAGATTTCAAAGCACTTATATAAGTGGATAACTAAGAGAGGTTTCGGCAAGGCTCTATTTATTCCCCTCCTCCGTACCGGAGGAGGGGTGACTTTGCTCACCAATGGGAAATTATGGCCTTTATAGTCTTATTTAGCTCGTTTATCTACTATTGTACGTGCTAACCAAGATGCATAAAGGACATATATAATTGCATAATCTTCACTTTTTTTGACATAAAGTACATTAATTTGCTTGCAAAAAGTTGATTTCGTGTGTATATTTGCATAGAACGGCTTTCCGAGTCGTTAATAACGTGAAGCAAATATATTTATGAATGCAAATCACACAGTACGCGAGTACTAAAAAACCACAAGTTGAAAAGATTACCACCTTGGAATCTGTATTAAATATCATCAAAAACGGTGATGATAACCAAAGGCTGATAGAAGCCGCACGACTGTTAGGTAAAGAAAACCAAGTCTACACAACTATAAAGACGGAACAGTTACCCACCTTTAGATTTAATTTTTTATTTAAAGATTCTGCCGCAAACTCTAATATAATAAGTCCTACAGGATTAATCTATCTAGATTGTGATGATGTAGAGGAAATACCCGATAGCCCATACATTCTTGCTAGTTGGAAATCCATATCTAATACTGGATTTGGTTTGCTGGTGAGGGTTGACGGTCTAACGTTAGACAACTATAAGGAGACTTATAATGAGTTATCTAAACTCATTGGTATAGATAGTGATGCAGGGGCAAGAAAGGCCACACAGCAAACAATACAGAGCTTTGACCCTGAATTAAATCATAATCCTGATGCATTGGTTTATATCTGTAAAGATATTAAAAACCCCTCATGCGTAGCTATAAAAAAAGAGGAGAAGTATATAGTTACTAATGACGGGTTTTTATATTCAGGCGATACATCAATAAGATTTGATAACATCAATGATTATTTTACGGATGATACACCTTATATAGTGTTCGATGAAAAAATAATGATTTGTAAGCCCTATATTAAACTAAGGAATAAAGAAGGTAAAAGAAATACCACGATGTATTATTTGTTGTCTCAGTACGCCTTATTGAATCCTCATACATCTAAAGCGTGGCTCACCTCAATCGCTAACAGTGTTAACGAAAAAATGTACCCTAAGTTATCTGCACGAGAAATAAAGTCAGTTGTAACCAGTATATATGATGGAAGGGCTAAAGGAATATTGAAACTACACTTCAATGAAGAAAGGCGTATTTTGTTTAACCCTAACGTACAAATGACTTTTAAAGAAAAAATGCATGTAGTTAATAACGAGTTGGGACACATGAAAATCGTGTTAACTCTGGACGCTATCTCTCTGGCTATTGATAATTGGGATTTTGAGGCTAATGGTAAGATAACACAATTAAAGCTAGTAGATAAAGCAGGACGTAGCGAGAAGACTATACAAAGGTATTGGAAGCGTTTTAAGGAGCGCGTTAAAGAAATTAATAACGATTTTCTTGCCAGTACCAAAACCTCAGCAAATAAGCCTAAAGTTAACGGTATACATGTAGAGCAGTATATTATAAACTTAAAATGCAAGTACCTATACATGAATCATGCAGATGAAGCCTTTTTAAGACGTGTGTTTGGTAAAGGTAAAATCGAATACAGCACTGACATAGGTTTTAAAGAGATTCATATTTATATGATAGAGCATCTTGAAAGCAAACGACCTATTGCAGCTTAAGATTATAACAAATAATGATCCCGGCATCCGCCGGGATTATTATTTGTACTTATTTGAGTTTAATAGTCTACTTATAATTTGCGCCTTATCATAAGTTCTAACTGCTTTCATTTTATAATCCCCATATCGCATTAACAAATAAAGTTTATCATCTCCAAAATCAATAAATACCTTTGAGTTACTACCTTCCCAATTTCTTCGAGGTTTTACCCAATCATATAAGTGATGTCCTATATAACTTTCATCAATCTGCTTTTGAATGGTTTCCATATTACTCACCAAAAACAATTGCCCTTCATATTTAGGATTTCCCAAGTCAGGATTAAGTGAATACCTGAAGAAAGACTTACCTAAACTTTGTTTACGCCTTGTATTAAATCTGATATCTTTAGTAAATTCATCATCAGGGTTTGGAAGCTTATCAAGGATATGAAAAGTATTTTTAAATTTTTCCCCATTAATAATCCAAATCATATTTTTA contains the following coding sequences:
- a CDS encoding recombinase family protein is translated as MQKFIAYYRVSRKEQGASGLGLSAQRSAVEKYVASQDGKILMDFTEIETGTNKRTRVEIQKAIQLAKKEGAVLIIAKLDRLARNVSFVSSLMDASIEFLAVDMPSANNFTIHIFAALAEAEAKLISSRTKHALAELKLRGVKLGNPDNLTKEARAKGVKAIKDNALNNDRNRQAQSIISNCKEKGMTFRQIAAYLNELNFKTRYGKQFLPASVYQLHSRLTTLTAVNNETV
- a CDS encoding SHOCT domain-containing protein translates to MDKIEKLKQLKQLLDDSVINSDEYNAMKQEIIAGNATYTLPETSSSPERTSPVMNKKGDIRLVFAGCKGFFFDVKTKIFINGTLLSAESTKRGFDLIAPISGRELSIRLVLGGMKSTTYEITEIEPNKDYTMTFSYDLTWGKYSNNFNLS
- a CDS encoding helix-turn-helix domain-containing protein is translated as MLKAVGYMTNIQMRTKPRKPNPINFIAVMQLCVMRKQLDKIKIEVTQRIYKEFQVKFDGNNRQFAKAAGCNEKTIRMLFDNHQGMTLNLFFKLAAALDKTPSELLNGLKIDKED
- a CDS encoding BT4734/BF3469 family protein; this translates as MQITQYASTKKPQVEKITTLESVLNIIKNGDDNQRLIEAARLLGKENQVYTTIKTEQLPTFRFNFLFKDSAANSNIISPTGLIYLDCDDVEEIPDSPYILASWKSISNTGFGLLVRVDGLTLDNYKETYNELSKLIGIDSDAGARKATQQTIQSFDPELNHNPDALVYICKDIKNPSCVAIKKEEKYIVTNDGFLYSGDTSIRFDNINDYFTDDTPYIVFDEKIMICKPYIKLRNKEGKRNTTMYYLLSQYALLNPHTSKAWLTSIANSVNEKMYPKLSAREIKSVVTSIYDGRAKGILKLHFNEERRILFNPNVQMTFKEKMHVVNNELGHMKIVLTLDAISLAIDNWDFEANGKITQLKLVDKAGRSEKTIQRYWKRFKERVKEINNDFLASTKTSANKPKVNGIHVEQYIINLKCKYLYMNHADEAFLRRVFGKGKIEYSTDIGFKEIHIYMIEHLESKRPIAA
- a CDS encoding competence protein CoiA; translated protein: MKFSLVNGIRTTAFKGGAGVCECCGAPTKAKCGSRIVHHWSHVSLIECDSWWENETLWHRNWKNQFPNDWQEVTHTDLQSGEIHRADVKTSYGLVIELQNSPISYEEQTSREQFYKNMIWIINGEKFKNTFHILDKLPNPDDEFTKDIRFNTRRKQSLGKSFFRYSLNPDLGNPKYEGQLFLVSNMETIQKQIDESYIGHHLYDWVKPRRNWEGSNSKVFIDFGDDKLYLLMRYGDYKMKAVRTYDKAQIISRLLNSNKYK